Part of the Coturnix japonica isolate 7356 chromosome 20, Coturnix japonica 2.1, whole genome shotgun sequence genome is shown below.
TTGCTGGTAGTAGCAAGTTTTCTTCCACAGCCTGGTTAACCCATGTGTGGTGTGGTTGGTTTGCTTGGAGATGATCTTACTAGTGCAACAGGCTGGTAGGATGAAAAACAATATATACATACCTTGGGTCCTTAGGGAGGTTTTAGAAAGGAATTCCATGTGAGCAAAGGtcaagaggaagggaaaacagactACAAAGAACATAGAAATAGATGAGAAGAAATCCACAAAAGATCTGGGAAAGGTGGGGGTATATAGAGGCACGGGGAGACACCCACTTATTTCAGGACAAAACACATGCAGCAAGTAACACTGGCTGTTGGTAGTTGCAAAAACATTATTCATAGAAGCTTAAGGTGATTTTATTCAGGGAAGTGAAATAAGGGCTAAGGGGGAAAAGAACCACATGCATTCTGGAGATGTGAGTTTCCCAAGTCTGTGAACATGCAGCACGAGTGTCTTCACGTGTTTATGGTGTTGAATGCTCACCTGTGTTTGTGTGCTCAGGTGGAAGATGCAGAGCCTTAATACCAACTCTTCTGTGATTCCAGATGATGACATTTTGCTGTTAAAGCAGTTTGGTCACTGAGGGTTCCAACGGAAACTGCACCCAGACAACATCACAGGGAGACATCTGCAGGCTCAAGTTATGCTTGACATGGCCACGTCGTACTAGGCCTGCCATGACGGCATTTTTTCCCAGTGTTCCCAACTGGATTCAAGAtgcaaagcaggaggaggatgagaCAGGCTGGAAATTAGTTCCCAGGCCAAGAGGTGAAGAGACTGAAAGTCAGGGAAAATGCCAATGTGAAATATCAGAGACCTCCTTCACTAATGTGGACAAGCTGAGAACTCACACACTTTCTCATACTGAGCAGAAACCGTACAACTGCCCCCAGCTGCACTGTGGCAAAGCCTTTGCTTCTAAGTACAAGTTGTATAGGTAGGTAACTGCTGAGTGCCTCTGCAGAACAGTGCTCCTCTACcagaagagaggggaaaacCCCTCCATCATGTTTTTTTTGATTGAATTTCTGAGAAGGTGGAGGAGGGGGAATGCCCTTGTTACCTTGCAAAGCAGCTGAGTCCCAGACATTACCATACTTGGCATCTCTTCTGGCACCTTGCAGAGTACTTCAGATAATAGTTTATCCTGAGCTcaagatgttttctcttttactaAGGAGGAATTTGAGGCAAAAAGTGAGGttcacagattaaaaaacaaaatgataattAAAGATTGCATTCATATTTGCTAAGCCCTATCTTTATAACTTTagtcacagaaatatttctatggCACTATTGCTCCAGCATGAAGAAGTAGAGCTCCCATTTATGCACTGGAATAGTAGATAGAACAATTAAAGTTCCACTAGGAACTTGAAGATTAGATGAACCACGGTGTCAGACAGTACAAGATACTAAGATAAAAATCAGCCCATATTAGCTGTCAACAGACAGCGACACAGTCTGATGCTTCCTGATGAAATGAAACCAACTCATCAGCAAACAAGCACTTCTTGTCATAAATTTTCGTTGTCATTTCCCCCTTTGATAGCCTCAACGTAAAGAACAGGAACTGAGTAGGCAACTGAAGTGTTTGTCTGCAGAGTTGATGCCTTCTAGGGAGGACAGGTACTGCTGGGACAGCCTCATTAACTGGTGtttgaaatgctgtgtttctgtgcctACTGCCCAGGCTGCCAGTTCTGCATCAGTTAGTAGAGTTAAAACGCCAGCTGGGATCTTTATGGAATAAAGCATAGAACATGTGGAACACTTTGAAAAAGTAGGACATGTTCTCTTAGGGGTTGGACACTAGTCTAAACTTTCCCGCTTTTCTCCCAAAAGGCATATGGCCACTCACTCTGCTCAGAAGCCTCATCAGTGTATGTACTGTGAGAAGATGTTCCACCGGAAAGATCACCTTCGCAACCACCTGCAGACCCACGATCCCAACAAGGAGGCCCTCCACTGTCCTGAGTGTGGCAAGAACTACAACACAAAGCTCGGCTTCAGGCGACATCTGGCCATGCACGCTGCCGCCAGCGGCGATCTCAGCTGCAAGGTGTGCCTCCAGACGTTTGAAAGTACCCAAGTCCTGCTGGAGCACCTCAAAGCTCATTCTAGACGAGCTTCTGgtggagcaaaggaaaagaagcatccGTGTGACCACTGCGACAGACGCTTCTACACCCGGAAGGATGTACGGAGACACTTGGTAGTGCACACAGGGCGGAAGGACTTCCTGTGCCAGTACTGTGCACAGAGATTTGGGCGGAAGGATCATCTGACCAGGCACATGAAGAAAAGCCACTCCCAGGAACTGCTGAAGATTAAGACAGAACCAGTTGACATGCTGGGTCTTCTAAGCTGCAGCTCATCTGTAGCGGTAAAAGAAGAGCTGAGTCCCGTCCTGTGTATGGCATCCAGAGACATGATAGGTGGTAAAAGCTTCCCTGGCATGTTGCCTGTGGGCATGTACAGTACGCATCTCCAAACCATGCCAAGCTCAGGGATGCCCCATTCTTTGGTTCCCAATTCTCTTCCAATGGGAATGAGTTATCCTCTGGAATCGTCTTCTCCTATCTCTTCCCCACCACAACCTCCTCCAAAGTATCAGCTTGGATCTACCTCATATTTGCCTGAGAAACTACCCAAAGTAGAGGTGGACAGCTTTTTGTCAGACTTCCCTGGCAGCCTGTCTCTCTCGTCTGGTGAGCCTCAGTCCTCTTCGCCTCAGCCACCTCCTCTGGATGAGGCTTTGCTTTCCAAGAGCCCTGCTAACCTTTCAGAGGCTCTCTGTGCTGCTAACATGGacttttctcatcttcttgGCTTCCTCCCCCTAAATCTTCCTCCTTGCAATCCACCTGTATCTTCAGGGGGATTGGTCATGGGCTACTCACAGGGGGAGACACAGCCACTGCTTTCCACTTTGCAACATCAACCTCAAGAATCTCCTGGAACCGGGGCCTCACTGAACTTTGGGCCCCTTCACTCGCTGCCCCCCGTCTTCACCTCAAGCTTGAGCACAACCACGCTGCCACGTTTCCACCAGGCATTCCAATAAGCTGAACATAGCACTGGAGAACAGCTCTTTCAGTCACCCTTCTGTGGAGAGCCTTAAAAACGCACAACTCTTACTTCCCTTTGGGGTCTGAAAGCTTTGCAAAGCTGATTCAGACAGGAGGTTTCTGATCTCTGGCAGGAGCACTTGTAAGACttaaacagcagaaatttcCATGCCAGTCTCAGTCCTGTACAGAGAAAAGTTTTCATCAAATAGACTGGATATATTTTATCTAATTTTTAAATCTGTGAATCAGGAGCCACACTTAGCACTGACCTTCCCTGAGATCCTGGATCTATGTTCCTCTTTGGGAAGGGACTGTCCCTGAGAA
Proteins encoded:
- the PLAGL2 gene encoding zinc finger protein PLAGL2 isoform X1; amino-acid sequence: MTAFFPSVPNWIQDAKQEEDETGWKLVPRPRGEETESQGKCQCEISETSFTNVDKLRTHTLSHTEQKPYNCPQLHCGKAFASKYKLYRHMATHSAQKPHQCMYCEKMFHRKDHLRNHLQTHDPNKEALHCPECGKNYNTKLGFRRHLAMHAAASGDLSCKVCLQTFESTQVLLEHLKAHSRRASGGAKEKKHPCDHCDRRFYTRKDVRRHLVVHTGRKDFLCQYCAQRFGRKDHLTRHMKKSHSQELLKIKTEPVDMLGLLSCSSSVAVKEELSPVLCMASRDMIGGKSFPGMLPVGMYSTHLQTMPSSGMPHSLVPNSLPMGMSYPLESSSPISSPPQPPPKYQLGSTSYLPEKLPKVEVDSFLSDFPGSLSLSSGEPQSSSPQPPPLDEALLSKSPANLSEALCAANMDFSHLLGFLPLNLPPCNPPVSSGGLVMGYSQGETQPLLSTLQHQPQESPGTGASLNFGPLHSLPPVFTSSLSTTTLPRFHQAFQ
- the PLAGL2 gene encoding zinc finger protein PLAGL2 isoform X2; translated protein: MATHSAQKPHQCMYCEKMFHRKDHLRNHLQTHDPNKEALHCPECGKNYNTKLGFRRHLAMHAAASGDLSCKVCLQTFESTQVLLEHLKAHSRRASGGAKEKKHPCDHCDRRFYTRKDVRRHLVVHTGRKDFLCQYCAQRFGRKDHLTRHMKKSHSQELLKIKTEPVDMLGLLSCSSSVAVKEELSPVLCMASRDMIGGKSFPGMLPVGMYSTHLQTMPSSGMPHSLVPNSLPMGMSYPLESSSPISSPPQPPPKYQLGSTSYLPEKLPKVEVDSFLSDFPGSLSLSSGEPQSSSPQPPPLDEALLSKSPANLSEALCAANMDFSHLLGFLPLNLPPCNPPVSSGGLVMGYSQGETQPLLSTLQHQPQESPGTGASLNFGPLHSLPPVFTSSLSTTTLPRFHQAFQ